acACTGAAAATCAATATATTATGACAATATtatattatgtttgaaaatttaatagaaatttagTCGCAGGTacctttattatttaaattatttataaaaataccactaaacacaatatTTTTAGCATTTATATGAAAAAGTTGTTGCTAATAATATAGCTTAGTGACAAAAAATCTGTTGCTAATAATTTCTAGTGGTAATATATTTGTCACTAATACTTTTAAACTGTTAGCGACGAATATATGAGTTCATTactaataaaataacataaacaAATATACAGCTTAGACATTTTAGCGATGATAAATTGGTTACTAATAACTTTTAGCAACGAAATTTATGTAAAAAActaagtttaaaaaaaaattaatcaaaatattattataattaatataaattaaaattataaatttctttGAATAgtctattataatttttaattttaaaattgtaaaaatttataattGTAATCCTAGCTATAAGTATTATTGattcattaaaaatatttaatttattataataaaattgaatCTCACtttcactaatttattttttaattgttcttaatatttACAaacttttttcctaaattttgattaataaaaatattagttatatgtgctttaaaaattattgaattagAATTAATTATTTCACAATTCATGAATCTCAATTTTAAATTGACTATAATTTTTATGTTAAGACTCCTAAATCCTAATATCACAAATAATCTTTAAAATAATTAAtcgtaagataaaaaaaaatatatctcaTTTGTAAGTAGTTCactaaaattttaagaaaaaaaaagttcttACAATTGTGAGCATAAACATATTTCATGGATAAATTATCTCTACATAAAAGTGTTTGAATCTTGATTTTTAATTAACTTTCATAGGTTTTTCCTTAGTTTTATGCATTGAgttatttttagtatttttacacTGGTTTTAATATAATATTCAAATAACCTATATGATTGAAATTTGCTTAAAATGACTATAACCTATATTAAGTCAtcgatttatataaaaatttgaatCAATTTTGCAAAAAAATTATCAAAACAGCatgtatatattaaaaataattatgttaTAAAATCTATTAAATAAGTATATctaatttgaaaaaattattagTCATAGTTagacattattaaaaaaaaaatttctgtaATAATAAGTTTTCTATaaaatattaattctaattaataGCTATAATAACAAATgaggaaaaataattttagttttgtgatatttaaataataatttttagatttttctaaattatatatatatatatagagacacACACGAGTATGAATGAATAAAAAGTACAACACACattaaaaaaactaattaaatttaaatagacaAATTATGGGTACTTTTATTAGGGATACGTGTATCTAGATTTAAATGTTTCATCCGAAAAATTGAGTGTTTATTGACCCAACttatttgaaaatgtcatgacccAACTCTATGAGTGTGATTGGCACAAGAATTTGGATCAGCGTAAAGCCACTGAAACTCGTAATAAGTTTTACTATTTCCAAATCCTTGACAAGACTCAATATCAAAGGCCAACATGCATAACAAAATGAAataaagtattataaattaatttgggctaatttaatttaataactatCAAACATCAATAACTAAAGAAGCCCAGCTCAATCCTGATATTCAAATTGTAAAaactatttaatattattaattttcattaattaacatAGTATATTTAAACACTGGTGTCATAatagaattataataattaaataaataaacaaaataaaaactACTAAGAAACACTATAACCTGCAGAAAAAAATATAAGTTAgacttgcaaataaattttcttttcttgcaacatggaaaaaatatatttaaatagaaatgagtgtttgactcagagagtttaTATTGATTATacgtacaatttctataactacttAAAACTAGTATAATCCTACTATGAAATGCACAACCATCACATATAACAAATAATTCATCAAATAttcatataataaaataattgggAGCCACGCACACACTCTGTgtattacattaatacatatataTGCGAGCTAATCCTCTATACAGCTTTCTTAGTCCAAATCTCGCGAGCAAGTTCAACTCaaactggactttcgcttaaattTATGTGCGGGGGCCAACAAGATCAACTCAAAATCGTGCCTCATCTCGACTTTTCATAACCACAAGGACCGAGTTACAGTGAGACTagttcaagccgtgactacccattcaatccatatatatatatatatatatatgaaacacaactccaaattatctTCAGGGTGGCAAATATAAATGATTAACAACAATTAAATATGCAACAAGAAGAAGTTAATAATAAAGAAGTTTATTAAATTACTATAGCAATGGTCTAAAAGTTAATAATAAAGAAGTTTATTAGTTACACATATGTTTTATTAAACTATAGTAATTTATATTTAGATAATTGTGGCCAAATAAATTAAGTGGATTATTAATTGGCCAACGTGACTTACAAaattttatatactttattcataatttaattatttttaaaattttgatatatttttaattatttttagcttttagtaaaaaaaaattaataaagattgatttttttcattaatttaattaaacaaatttaaaaaattagaccAATAACAAAATTTTGAACCATATTTTTTAATCAATATTAAAATTGTcccttaaatatgaataaatctTAATGTATTATACAATTTAATAGATATTTTCTTATCTAGCTGATATTAGTCCATAAACTAAATGTTAGGTATTCTAAAATTAGCTATATATCTTTAGTATTAAATtgacaaaaaaatattaaaaatactcaattactctaaattaaaattaaaattttatataaaatattttgaattatgttaaatgagtaaaatatcaattaatttttttgaaaCATACCCActtaaattttacaaaaatttgttAACCTTATGTACTCTAAACCATAACCTTGGTGTTTTATGTCATTcctttaaaattatgatttaaaaattttttatgaacATTTACAATTAGACCACAAACTGCTAAGTTGAGCcatattctaaaaattaaaataaatttatacgtAATATAACAAATAAGTTTATATTAGATTGACCTAGTTAGCAACAAAATAAGGAAAGACATATGGATCTCTTACAACATAAACCAAAACCCCATTACCATTGGATTTATTTTCATTGTTAAGAAACTAACTCCACCTAAGGACCAGTGACCAACTTCTCTTATACTTCAATAATCCCTTCTCTTCTTCGCATTTTCATTGCTCTCGCCTCCCCTCTCAGGCCTCCTCAAATCCACCACATCCTCATCCATTGTCTTCTCCCTTTTGTCATCATCACTCTCGTGCTCTTTCCCCACCACAGTTTCCTTTATCTTCTGTGTAGTCCCCTTCGCAGCATCCCATGCTCTCTTCGCCGTCTGCTCAGCCTTCTCTCCTACACTCCCCACCATTTCGACCACCTTAATTGTCCCATCTCTTGCCTAGTCAGTTGCTGTTCCAGAATAATCTTTGGCCTTCTCTTTCACATCACGTGCAGTCTCCACCACTTTCTTTATCCCTTCTTTCGCCTTCTTCTTGGAGTCGTGCGCATAATCTCTTGCTTTTTCTTTCGTTTTCTCTGTTGTCTCTGCTGCTTTATACGCGCCTTCCTTGGTCTTCTCCGCCGCAGATTGAGCCACGCCTTTGGCACTTTCCTGGGTTTCATATGCATACACtttggcattttctttcatttccccCACTCGTTCTTTGGCCTTTTCTTTCATTTCGTCAGACTGTTCTTTTGCCTGCTCCGCGCGTTCTCTGGCTCTTTCAACGCCTTCCTTGGTAGTTTCTTTGGCTATATTAGTGAAATCTGATGCTCTACCTCTATTCTCCTCCGCTGCATTTCGGCCctgaaaacaaaaaggaaagaagacCGGTTCAGCAATATAATAATAGAAATATTAATTGGAACTACAAAATTTACCATTTTGGAAGCCAAGTACCTCGTTATATTTGGAAGCAGAAGTGAAGCAGACCCGAGAAACTTTGCTGGTAGATCCAAGGAAGAGAGAAGGAGGGCTAGGGACGGTTCCTGAGAGATTAAACATGACGATTTTGGTTATGGAAATGGCTGCCATTTCTTCAATTTTGTGTGCTTCTTTTCTGGCTTCTCATGCTTTGCTCACCTCGCAGCTTATATGGGGTTCAAGAGGAAAGTGTGCCAGCTTATTAAAGCAACACGTAGACTAGCTTATGCCACGCGTAGCCTACTTTCTATCACTTATCTTGGTCGGTTGGCGGTTTTGCTAGTCAACACATATTCCCTCTTTCAccaatttttttttagttaatttaatttatctcttgttatgagtttttttttttcttcttctaagtttacttattttgtataattttctaatttaaaGTGATTTTGATATCAATTATTAAAGTCTTAagggtaattaatttaaa
The Hevea brasiliensis isolate MT/VB/25A 57/8 chromosome 18, ASM3005281v1, whole genome shotgun sequence genome window above contains:
- the LOC110631517 gene encoding LOW QUALITY PROTEIN: late embryogenesis abundant protein, group 3 (The sequence of the model RefSeq protein was modified relative to this genomic sequence to represent the inferred CDS: substituted 1 base at 1 genomic stop codon); its protein translation is MAAISITKIVMFNLSGTVPSPPSLFLGSTSKVSRVCFTSASKYNEGRNAAEENRGRASDFTNIAKETTKEGVERARERAEQAKEQSDEMKEKAKERVGEMKENAKVYAYETQESAKGVAQSAAEKTKEGAYKAAETTEKTKEKARDYAHDSKKKAKEGIKKVVETARDVKEKAKDYSGTATDXARDGTIKVVEMVGSVGEKAEQTAKRAWDAAKGTTQKIKETVVGKEHESDDDKREKTMDEDVVDLRRPERGGESNENAKKRRDY